Proteins encoded together in one Xenopus laevis strain J_2021 chromosome 6L, Xenopus_laevis_v10.1, whole genome shotgun sequence window:
- the LOC108719506 gene encoding oocyte zinc finger protein XlCOF6-like isoform X5 translates to MDSLDPRLQSFPVVRLERLQFHSGKYKTMSEDFKGKAQQNMIGLHMGFPLVRLERLQFHSGKYKTMSEDFKGKAQQKMIGLHMENKEERRRLSAAGYRLVPYGSEITKMNGERREGLGVRNQTGSDTNRKSSTCNARSAHSNQPPMLQKPHTKETTSAPKAQQNRMLQLCSVTGGKLLLTHRLTKHTQPDAEEKLCESQKKINNIPGKTQNQTRKAFGKSTKQNVLPKSFRIINPFVCIKCKRRFGSNGNLLIHRRIHTERPFSCADCGKCFSHRTILRQHRRVHTGKGPFTHSTGGNKMSSGKGNIHRHQGTGAKEKPLPCTECGKSYKTKTTLRIHERTHTGEKPYVCTKCGKGFSQNGALSRHSIIHSTKKPFICKECGKIFITKQLLHEHFLIHTGGKPFACPECGKRFRLMEFLTCHLRTHTGSKPYSCPECGKRFVSRGNFHRHRRLHTGYKPFSCTECGNCFATKVQLQRHHLLHTGEKPFVCKECNSSFARLANLRSHEYLHTGEKPYRCTECGKCFRHKSHLTSHMKIHTGIKAFVCTECGKQFTHKHSLGQHQMMHTGEKPYVCNECGKSYRQKRSLNAHVRIHTGEKPFACTECNKTFLSKIWLQSHKQTHTGLKPYQCNECGKSFLMKGNLKVHQQRHTGEKPYTCPECGKSFTTKETLNRHCDTHTGDKPYPCTECGKCFQQKYELKCHQYVHTGEKPFDCTECGKSFAIRSILNSHQKIHKGKKHSSEHNVESASVVDIV, encoded by the exons ATGGACTCCCTGGATCCCCGCCTGCAAA GTTTCCCAGTGGTTCGGTTGGAGAGATTACAGTTCCATTCTGGGAAATATAAGACAATGTCTGaagattttaaagggaaagcacAACAAAATATGATTGGGCTTCACATGG GTTTCCCATTGGTTCGGTTGGAGAGATTACAGTTCCATTCTGGGAAATATAAGACAATGTCTGaagattttaaagggaaagcacaacaaaaaatgattGGGCTTCACATGG AGAACAAAGAGGAGAGGAGGAGACTCAGCGCTGCTGGATACAGACTGGTTCCATATGGATCAGAAATCACAAAGATGAATGGAGAGAGGAGAGAAGGGCTTGGTGTGAGGAACCAGACAGGAAGTGACACAAACAGGAAGTCCTCTACATGTAATGCCAGATCTGCCCACAGTAACCAACCTCCGATGCTTCAGAAACCTCACACCAAGGAGACGACTTCTGCCCCAAAAGCACAACAGAACCGAATGCTCCAACTTTGTTCAGTAACAGGGGGGAAGCTGCTTTTAACCCACCGATTAACAAAACACACACAGCCTGACGCTGAGGAAAAGCTTTGTGAAAGTCAGAAAAAGATCAATAATATTCCAGGCAAAACCCAAAATCAGACAAGGAAAGCATTTGGTAAAAGCACCAAACAAAATGTACTCCCTAAATCATTCAGAATTATAAATCCCTTTGTCTGTATTAAGTGCAAGAGACGATTCGGCAGCAATGGGAACCTCCTCATCCATCGGCGCATTCACACAGAGAGACCCTTCTCTTGCGCTGATTGTGGTAAATGTTTCTCACACAGAACCATCCTCCGACAGCACCGCCGGGTTCATACGGGAAAGGGACCCTTCACCCACAGCACTGGGGGCAATAAAATGTCATCAGGTAAGGGCAACATTCACAGGCACCAAGGGACGGGTGCTAAAGAGAAACCATTGCCCTGCACTGAGTGTGGcaaatcatacaaaacaaaaacaactttgCGCATTCATGAACGCACACACACCGGAGAGAAGCCTTATGTTTGTACCAAATGTGGTAAAGGCTTTTCCCAGAACGGGGCGCTTAGTAGACATTCAATTATTCATTCTACAAAGAAACCTTTTATCTGCAAAGAGTGTGggaaaatatttataacaaaacAACTTTTGCACGAGCACTTCCTGATTCACACAGGAGGGAAACCATTTGCCTGTCCTGAATGTGGGAAACGTTTCAGACTAATGGAGTTTCTTACATGTCACCTTCGGACTCACACTGGATCAAAGCCATACTCCTGTCCCGAATGTGGGAAACGTTTTGTGTCCAGGGGAAATTTTCATCGACATCGTCGTCTTCACACTGGGTATAAGCCTTTTTCCTGCACAGAGTGTGGGAATTGTTTTGCAACAAAGGTCCAACTGCAAAGGCACCACCTCTtacacactggggagaaaccatttgtGTGCAAAGAGTGTAATTCAAGTTTTGCCAGGTTAGCGAACCTTAGATCACATGAATAtcttcacacaggagagaaaccgtATAGATGCACAGAGTGTGGAAAATGTTTCCGTCATAAGAGCCATCTCACTTCTCATATGAAGATTCACACTGGGATTAAAGCATTTGTCTGTACAGAGTGCGGGAAACAGTTCACTCACAAACACAGCCTCGGCCAACACCAAATGATGCACACCGGTGAGAAACCTTATGTCTGCAATGAGTGTGGGAAAAGCTACAGGCAGAAGAGGAGCCTAAATGCTCATGTGCGGATTCATACAGGAGAGAAACCCTTTGCCTGCACAGAGTGCAATAAAACCTTCCTATCAAAGATTTGGCTCCAGTCCCACAAACAGACTCACACTGGTCTGAAGCCCTATCAGTGTAATGAGTGTGGTAAATCCTTCTTAATGAAGGGAAATCTTAAGGTTCATCAGCAGAGAcatacaggagagaaaccttacaCCTGTCCCGAATGTGGCAAAAGTTTTACCACTAAGGAAACCTTAAATCGACACTGTGACACTCACACCGGGGATAAGCCTTACCCCTGTACAGAGTGCGGGAAATGTTTTCAACAAAAGTATGAACTGAAATGCCACCAATATGTCCAtactggggagaaaccatttgaTTGTACAGAGTGTGGGAAAAGCTTTGCAATTCGTTCAATCCTCAATAGCCACCAAAAGATtcacaagggaaaaaaacattccaGTGAACACAATGTAGAAAGTGCTTCGGTCGTAGATATTGTTTGA
- the LOC108719506 gene encoding oocyte zinc finger protein XlCOF6-like isoform X6, protein MDSLDPRLQSFPVVRLERLQFHSGKYKTMSEDFKGKAQQNMIGLHMENKEERRRLSAAGYRLVPYGSEITKMNGERREGLGVRNQTGSDTNRKSSTCNARSAHSNQPPMLQKPHTKETTSAPKAQQNRMLQLCSVTGGKLLLTHRLTKHTQPDAEEKLCESQKKINNIPGKTQNQTRKAFGKSTKQNVLPKSFRIINPFVCIKCKRRFGSNGNLLIHRRIHTERPFSCADCGKCFSHRTILRQHRRVHTGKGPFTHSTGGNKMSSGKGNIHRHQGTGAKEKPLPCTECGKSYKTKTTLRIHERTHTGEKPYVCTKCGKGFSQNGALSRHSIIHSTKKPFICKECGKIFITKQLLHEHFLIHTGGKPFACPECGKRFRLMEFLTCHLRTHTGSKPYSCPECGKRFVSRGNFHRHRRLHTGYKPFSCTECGNCFATKVQLQRHHLLHTGEKPFVCKECNSSFARLANLRSHEYLHTGEKPYRCTECGKCFRHKSHLTSHMKIHTGIKAFVCTECGKQFTHKHSLGQHQMMHTGEKPYVCNECGKSYRQKRSLNAHVRIHTGEKPFACTECNKTFLSKIWLQSHKQTHTGLKPYQCNECGKSFLMKGNLKVHQQRHTGEKPYTCPECGKSFTTKETLNRHCDTHTGDKPYPCTECGKCFQQKYELKCHQYVHTGEKPFDCTECGKSFAIRSILNSHQKIHKGKKHSSEHNVESASVVDIV, encoded by the exons ATGGACTCCCTGGATCCCCGCCTGCAAA GTTTCCCAGTGGTTCGGTTGGAGAGATTACAGTTCCATTCTGGGAAATATAAGACAATGTCTGaagattttaaagggaaagcacAACAAAATATGATTGGGCTTCACATGG AGAACAAAGAGGAGAGGAGGAGACTCAGCGCTGCTGGATACAGACTGGTTCCATATGGATCAGAAATCACAAAGATGAATGGAGAGAGGAGAGAAGGGCTTGGTGTGAGGAACCAGACAGGAAGTGACACAAACAGGAAGTCCTCTACATGTAATGCCAGATCTGCCCACAGTAACCAACCTCCGATGCTTCAGAAACCTCACACCAAGGAGACGACTTCTGCCCCAAAAGCACAACAGAACCGAATGCTCCAACTTTGTTCAGTAACAGGGGGGAAGCTGCTTTTAACCCACCGATTAACAAAACACACACAGCCTGACGCTGAGGAAAAGCTTTGTGAAAGTCAGAAAAAGATCAATAATATTCCAGGCAAAACCCAAAATCAGACAAGGAAAGCATTTGGTAAAAGCACCAAACAAAATGTACTCCCTAAATCATTCAGAATTATAAATCCCTTTGTCTGTATTAAGTGCAAGAGACGATTCGGCAGCAATGGGAACCTCCTCATCCATCGGCGCATTCACACAGAGAGACCCTTCTCTTGCGCTGATTGTGGTAAATGTTTCTCACACAGAACCATCCTCCGACAGCACCGCCGGGTTCATACGGGAAAGGGACCCTTCACCCACAGCACTGGGGGCAATAAAATGTCATCAGGTAAGGGCAACATTCACAGGCACCAAGGGACGGGTGCTAAAGAGAAACCATTGCCCTGCACTGAGTGTGGcaaatcatacaaaacaaaaacaactttgCGCATTCATGAACGCACACACACCGGAGAGAAGCCTTATGTTTGTACCAAATGTGGTAAAGGCTTTTCCCAGAACGGGGCGCTTAGTAGACATTCAATTATTCATTCTACAAAGAAACCTTTTATCTGCAAAGAGTGTGggaaaatatttataacaaaacAACTTTTGCACGAGCACTTCCTGATTCACACAGGAGGGAAACCATTTGCCTGTCCTGAATGTGGGAAACGTTTCAGACTAATGGAGTTTCTTACATGTCACCTTCGGACTCACACTGGATCAAAGCCATACTCCTGTCCCGAATGTGGGAAACGTTTTGTGTCCAGGGGAAATTTTCATCGACATCGTCGTCTTCACACTGGGTATAAGCCTTTTTCCTGCACAGAGTGTGGGAATTGTTTTGCAACAAAGGTCCAACTGCAAAGGCACCACCTCTtacacactggggagaaaccatttgtGTGCAAAGAGTGTAATTCAAGTTTTGCCAGGTTAGCGAACCTTAGATCACATGAATAtcttcacacaggagagaaaccgtATAGATGCACAGAGTGTGGAAAATGTTTCCGTCATAAGAGCCATCTCACTTCTCATATGAAGATTCACACTGGGATTAAAGCATTTGTCTGTACAGAGTGCGGGAAACAGTTCACTCACAAACACAGCCTCGGCCAACACCAAATGATGCACACCGGTGAGAAACCTTATGTCTGCAATGAGTGTGGGAAAAGCTACAGGCAGAAGAGGAGCCTAAATGCTCATGTGCGGATTCATACAGGAGAGAAACCCTTTGCCTGCACAGAGTGCAATAAAACCTTCCTATCAAAGATTTGGCTCCAGTCCCACAAACAGACTCACACTGGTCTGAAGCCCTATCAGTGTAATGAGTGTGGTAAATCCTTCTTAATGAAGGGAAATCTTAAGGTTCATCAGCAGAGAcatacaggagagaaaccttacaCCTGTCCCGAATGTGGCAAAAGTTTTACCACTAAGGAAACCTTAAATCGACACTGTGACACTCACACCGGGGATAAGCCTTACCCCTGTACAGAGTGCGGGAAATGTTTTCAACAAAAGTATGAACTGAAATGCCACCAATATGTCCAtactggggagaaaccatttgaTTGTACAGAGTGTGGGAAAAGCTTTGCAATTCGTTCAATCCTCAATAGCCACCAAAAGATtcacaagggaaaaaaacattccaGTGAACACAATGTAGAAAGTGCTTCGGTCGTAGATATTGTTTGA